The following are from one region of the Tachysurus fulvidraco isolate hzauxx_2018 chromosome 24, HZAU_PFXX_2.0, whole genome shotgun sequence genome:
- the ppt1 gene encoding palmitoyl-protein thioesterase 1: MASLLLFGSLLLISGAAQGSNTSIPLVIWHGMGDNCCNPMSMGGIKKMVEEQLPGIYVLSLMIGKTIAEDTESGFFKDVNEQVAFACDKIAKDPKLKGGYNAMGFSQGGQFLRAVAQRCPNPPMKTLISVGGQHQGVYGLPRCPGESSHICDWIRKALNSGAYTDAVQKHLVQAQYWHDPLNDDLYKKHSLFLADINQERVVNETYKKNLMTLEKFVMVKFLQDTVVDPVISEWFGFFKTGQAKETETLQESALFKEDRLGLAEMNKAGKLVFLATDGDHLQFTQEWFNTKLIPFLR; encoded by the exons ATGGCATCGCTGCTGCTCTTCGGATCACTGCTTTTAATCTCTGGAGCAGCGCAAGGGTCCAATACCTCCATCCCTTTGGTCATATGGCATGGAATGG GGGATAACTGCTGCAACCCTATGAGCATGGGCGGTATAAAGAAAATGGTGGAAGAACAACTGCCTGGTATATACGTGCTGTCTCTCATGATTGGAAAAACTATAGCAGAG GACACAGAAAGTGGATTTTTCAAGGACGTTAATGAGCAAGTCGCCTTTGCATGTGATAAAATAGCAAAGGACCCTAAACTGAAGGGAGGATACAATGCAATGGGCTTCTCTCAGGGCGGACAGTTTCT acGTGCTGTGGCACAGAGATGTCCTAACCCTCCAATGAAGACTCTCATTTCAGTTGGTGGACAGCATCAAG GAGTTTATGGTTTGCCTCGATGCCCTGGTGAGAGTTCTCATATTTGTGACTGGATCCGAAAGGCACTAAACTCCGGGGCCTACACAGATGCAGTGCAGAAACA CTTGGTGCAGGCGCAGTACTGGCACGATCCACTCAACGATGacttgtacaaaaagcatagtCTGTTTCTTGCTGATATAAATCAAGAGCGG GTGGTGAATGAGACCTACAAGAAAAACCTCATGACTTTGGAGAAGTTTGTAATGGTTAAGTTTCTACAAGACACCGTTGTGGACCCTGTGATATCTGAG TGGTTTGGCTTCTTCAAAACTGGTCAGGCTAAGGAGACTGAGACTTTGCAGGAAAGTGCCTTATTTAAAGAG GATCGCCTGGGACTGGCAGAGATGAACAAAGCTGGAAAACTGGTGTTTCTCGCTACTGACGGCGATCATTTACAGTTTACTCAAGAGTGGTTTAACACCAAGTTAATCCCCTTTTTGCGGTAA